A stretch of Balearica regulorum gibbericeps isolate bBalReg1 chromosome 28, bBalReg1.pri, whole genome shotgun sequence DNA encodes these proteins:
- the LOC142598473 gene encoding claw keratin-like, giving the protein MSCSSLCIPSCGVAAPAPLADTVNEPCVRQCPDSTVVIQPPASVITFPGPILSNFPQHSVVGSAGVPGVAGSYGGTYGGRGAFGGLGAYGVYGGLGGYGALGGYGGYGLYGGYGAFGGCGYGGWARGHRYLSGSCGPC; this is encoded by the coding sequence atgtcctgctccagcctgtgcATCCCTTCCTGTGGGgtggccgccccggccccgctggctGACACCGTCAACGAGCCCTGCGTGCGGCAGTGCCCCGACTCCACGGTGGTGATCCAGCCCCCGGCCTCGGTGATCACCTTCCCCGGGCCCATCCTCAGCAACTTCCCGCAGCACAGCGTTGTTGGCTCGGCGGGAGTGCCCGGCGTTGCAGGGAGCTACGGTGGCACTTATGGAGGCCGTGGTGCTTTTGGAGGCCTTGGGGCCTATGGCGTGTATGGAGGCCTTGGGGGCTACGGAGCCCTTGGGGGCTATGGAGGCTATGGGCTTTATGGGGGCTACGGAGCCTTTGGGGGTTGTGGATATGGCGGCTGGGCCCGAGGCCACAGGTACCTCAGTGGCAGCTGTGGGCCCTGCTAA
- the LOC104629433 gene encoding claw keratin, with amino-acid sequence MSCSSLCVPSCGVAAPAPLADTVNEPCVRQCPDSTVVIQPPASVITFPGPILSNFPQHSVVGSAGVPGVAGSYGGTYGGRGAFGGLGAYGVYGGLGGYGALGGYGGYGLYGGYGAFGGCGYGGWARGHRYLSGSCGPC; translated from the coding sequence atgtcctgctccagcctgtgcGTCCCTTCCTGTGGGgtggccgccccggccccgctggctGACACCGTCAACGAGCCCTGCGTGCGGCAGTGCCCCGACTCCACGGTGGTGATCCAGCCCCCGGCCTCGGTGATCACCTTCCCCGGGCCCATCCTCAGCAACTTCCCGCAGCACAGCGTTGTTGGCTCGGCGGGAGTGCCCGGCGTTGCAGGGAGCTACGGTGGCACTTATGGAGGCCGTGGTGCTTTTGGAGGCCTTGGGGCCTATGGCGTGTATGGAGGCCTTGGGGGCTACGGAGCCCTTGGGGGCTATGGAGGCTATGGGCTTTATGGGGGCTACGGAGCCTTTGGGGGTTGTGGATATGGCGGCTGGGCCCGAGGCCACAGGTACCTCAGTGGCAGCTGTGGGCCCTGCTAA
- the LOC142598451 gene encoding claw keratin-like encodes MSCSSLCVPSCGVAAPAPLADTVNEPCVRQCPDSTVVIQPPASVITFPGPILSNFPQHSVVGSAGVPGVAGSYGGTYGGRGAFGGLGAYGVYGGLGGYGALGGYGGYGLYGGYGAFGGCGYGGWARGHRYLSGSCGPC; translated from the coding sequence atgtcctgctccagcctgtgcGTCCCTTCCTGTGGGgtggccgccccggccccaCTGGCTGACACCGTCAACGAGCCCTGCGTGCGGCAGTGCCCCGACTCCACGGTGGTGATCCAGCCCCCGGCCTCGGTGATCACCTTCCCCGGGCCCATCCTCAGCAACTTCCCGCAGCACAGCGTTGTTGGCTCGGCGGGAGTGCCCGGCGTTGCAGGGAGCTACGGTGGCACTTATGGAGGCCGTGGTGCTTTTGGAGGCCTTGGGGCCTATGGCGTGTATGGAGGCCTTGGGGGCTACGGAGCCCTTGGGGGCTATGGAGGCTATGGGCTTTATGGGGGCTACGGAGCCTTTGGGGGTTGTGGATATGGCGGCTGGGCCCGAGGCCACAGGTACCTCAGTGGCAGCTGTGGGCCCTGCTAA
- the LOC142598449 gene encoding claw keratin-like gives MSCSSLCVPSCGVATPAPLADTVNEPCVRQCPDSTVVIQPPASVITFPGPILSNFPQHSVVGSAGVPGVAGSYGGTYGGRGAFGGLGAYGVYGGLGGYGALGGYGGYGLYGGYGAFGGCGYGGWARGHRYLSGSCGPC, from the coding sequence atgtcctgctccagcctgtgcGTCCCTTCCTGTGGGGTGGCCACCCCGGCCCCACTGGCTGACACCGTCAACGAGCCCTGCGTGCGGCAGTGCCCCGACTCCACGGTGGTGATCCAGCCCCCGGCCTCGGTGATCACCTTCCCCGGGCCCATCCTCAGCAACTTCCCGCAGCACAGCGTTGTTGGCTCGGCGGGAGTGCCCGGCGTTGCAGGGAGCTACGGTGGCACTTATGGAGGCCGTGGTGCTTTTGGAGGCCTTGGGGCCTATGGCGTGTATGGAGGCCTTGGGGGCTACGGAGCCCTTGGGGGCTATGGAGGCTATGGGCTTTATGGGGGCTACGGAGCCTTTGGGGGTTGTGGATATGGCGGCTGGGCCCGAGGCCACAGGTACCTCAGTGGCAGCTGTGGGCCCTGCTAA